One part of the Acetoanaerobium sticklandii genome encodes these proteins:
- the hisS gene encoding histidine--tRNA ligase, which yields MSKNFIKPSILPGFMELLPNEQRIFDDIATKILKVYEKNGCYPIDTPVIEKADVLLVKSGGETEKQVYAFQKGKNDLALRFDLTVPFARYVAQHINELEFPFKRYQLGKVYRGERNQRGRYREFYQLDIDVINKDKLSVDNDAWVISLASQAFKEIKLPNYKFQISNRKILSGIFEYLQIENSFETMNLIDKYDKMPTNEFKAELEKLIGEEKSSFINKIMSIDGSSVQIINQLKAFNINETYAEGVNEIARVVKMLDILKVDEKEYDINLKIIRGLDYYTGTVFETKLIGNESYGSICSGGRYDNLAENYTDTVLPGVGISIGLTRLFFVLQEIGFIDTYNLNRSDDFIILPLGDTMDYCSIILDKLLANGSRASIYFDDASLKKKLKYANNLKIQKVIIVGEEEVKNKIVKIKDMLSGEEKIIKIDDL from the coding sequence ATGAGTAAAAACTTTATTAAACCGTCTATACTACCAGGATTTATGGAACTGCTTCCAAACGAGCAGAGAATATTTGATGATATCGCTACAAAAATATTGAAGGTATATGAAAAAAATGGCTGCTATCCTATTGATACACCAGTAATAGAAAAAGCCGATGTACTATTAGTAAAATCTGGAGGCGAGACAGAAAAGCAAGTTTATGCATTTCAAAAAGGAAAAAACGACCTTGCTCTTAGATTTGATTTAACTGTTCCATTTGCCAGATATGTAGCACAGCACATAAACGAATTAGAATTTCCATTCAAAAGATATCAGCTAGGGAAAGTCTATCGCGGCGAAAGAAATCAAAGAGGGAGATATAGAGAATTTTATCAGCTAGATATCGACGTAATCAATAAAGACAAACTAAGTGTAGACAACGATGCCTGGGTGATTAGCTTAGCATCTCAAGCTTTCAAAGAAATAAAGCTTCCTAACTACAAATTTCAAATCAGCAACAGAAAAATACTCAGTGGAATATTTGAATATCTACAAATAGAAAATTCATTTGAAACTATGAACTTAATTGATAAATACGATAAGATGCCAACAAATGAGTTTAAAGCCGAATTAGAAAAGCTAATAGGAGAAGAAAAAAGCAGTTTTATAAATAAAATTATGAGCATAGATGGTAGTTCAGTTCAAATTATAAATCAGCTTAAAGCTTTTAATATAAATGAAACCTATGCTGAGGGTGTAAATGAAATCGCTAGAGTAGTAAAAATGCTAGATATTCTAAAAGTTGATGAAAAAGAATATGACATAAACTTAAAAATCATTAGAGGCCTAGATTATTATACTGGTACTGTATTTGAAACAAAGCTCATAGGAAATGAGAGCTATGGCTCTATATGTTCTGGAGGAAGATATGATAACCTAGCTGAAAACTATACTGATACTGTTCTTCCTGGGGTTGGAATATCAATTGGACTAACAAGATTATTTTTCGTACTCCAAGAAATAGGCTTCATAGATACCTATAACCTAAATAGAAGCGATGACTTCATTATACTTCCTCTAGGTGATACTATGGATTACTGCTCTATCATACTTGATAAGCTACTAGCTAATGGCTCTAGAGCTTCGATATATTTTGATGATGCCTCACTTAAGAAAAAACTGAAATACGCAAACAACCTAAAAATTCAAAAAGTAATTATAGTAGGCGAGGAAGAAGTAAAAAATAAAATAGTCAAAATTAAAGATATGCTATCTGGAGAAGAAAAAATAATAAAAATTGATGACTTATAA
- the pglZ gene encoding BREX-1 system phosphatase PglZ type A, with protein sequence MAELNLKQITDKLSSEFSSDVRRLIFWYDARGDFALDIDSMELENAKIIKLEPDNQFYIKYLLERQDTSTNYLIYAPFAKPSLRDNHLADTIKYSKEFFADRASLLAVDLGIDEKYKQVLQKYIKFFASKDRTQKFYDLEIERFNQRIIETALMSVLCKSKVVSFEEVVRTVITARDLEDNRYLQEFEKYDLLSAFWQMCEETFGGNFSSPSLVKLVNTMFTTYTSKVVMSELPSAWRNYCSHKSGNIIAFLDSLMNSMIYRGDFDGLSDMVYSTLDGETVLSSVDVSQLIELEIFKKTDVFILKWMIDRLEHDDLDARLNDYSIVDICKKRRKMHFKHVFSSHYYILENAYYLLKEARYKPAEELEEITKNYITKDYIIDQKYRYFYYHYDNVPDSSIYENLRELVENVYTNRFLNPLAVAFSRALCENKAKISLTSQQDFYSRFVKNSKERTVVIISDAFRYEVGQTLLKRLMEDEKCTASIQAMMSMIPSYTRFGMSALLPHKSLDMTEDYRVTVDGKICDDLKSREQILKSYNENSRALQFDDIKGMKMTQLKELFTGQEVVYIYHNQIDARGDKLNTENEVFIACEEAIKEIHMMIKRLTNANNTRFLVTADHGFIYKRDKLDESDKISGFDKESAFVGRRYIVSAQKVSSEGVCSMTLGDVMRSDDERTISLPLGTDVFKVAGGGQNFVHGGSSLQEVIVPVLDVKTNKGYTQTQAVKISLISLVSKITNLNTNLEFIQTEAVSDVNKETNYKIYFISDDNEKISNENIYVADKKDIDASKRVFRLRFTFKNKKYDKSNKYYLVAYDEKNDLEVIRHEIQMDLAFADDFEFNL encoded by the coding sequence ATGGCAGAACTTAATTTAAAACAAATAACTGACAAGTTAAGCTCAGAGTTTTCTTCTGATGTTCGTAGGCTTATATTTTGGTACGATGCCAGAGGAGATTTTGCTTTAGATATAGATAGTATGGAGCTTGAAAATGCAAAGATTATAAAGCTAGAGCCTGACAACCAGTTTTATATCAAGTATCTACTAGAAAGACAAGATACTAGTACAAATTACTTGATTTATGCTCCATTTGCAAAGCCTAGCCTTCGGGATAATCATTTGGCAGATACTATAAAGTATTCAAAGGAGTTTTTTGCTGATAGAGCTTCACTTCTTGCAGTGGATTTGGGGATAGATGAAAAATACAAGCAGGTACTACAAAAATATATCAAGTTTTTTGCATCAAAAGACAGAACTCAAAAGTTCTATGATTTAGAGATAGAAAGATTTAATCAAAGAATCATAGAAACAGCTCTTATGAGCGTACTATGTAAGAGCAAGGTAGTTTCTTTTGAAGAGGTAGTAAGAACTGTAATTACTGCTAGGGATTTGGAAGATAATAGATATTTACAGGAGTTTGAAAAGTATGATTTGCTCAGTGCTTTCTGGCAGATGTGCGAGGAGACTTTTGGAGGCAATTTTTCTTCGCCTTCTCTTGTAAAGCTAGTCAATACTATGTTTACTACCTATACTTCAAAGGTAGTCATGAGCGAGCTACCATCTGCATGGAGAAATTACTGCTCTCATAAATCAGGCAATATCATTGCTTTTCTAGATAGTCTGATGAATAGCATGATTTATCGTGGGGATTTTGATGGTTTGTCTGATATGGTATATAGCACTCTAGATGGCGAAACTGTGCTAAGTAGTGTAGATGTATCTCAGCTGATAGAGCTAGAGATTTTCAAAAAAACCGATGTTTTTATTTTGAAGTGGATGATAGATAGATTAGAGCATGATGACCTAGATGCTAGGCTAAATGACTATTCTATAGTTGATATATGCAAGAAAAGAAGAAAAATGCATTTTAAGCATGTGTTTAGCTCACATTATTATATATTAGAAAATGCTTACTATTTACTGAAAGAAGCTAGATACAAGCCAGCAGAAGAACTAGAAGAAATAACTAAAAACTATATTACAAAGGACTATATCATAGACCAGAAGTATCGCTATTTCTATTATCATTATGATAATGTGCCAGACAGCTCTATTTATGAAAATCTAAGAGAGCTAGTTGAAAATGTATATACAAATAGATTCCTAAATCCTCTAGCTGTAGCATTTAGCAGGGCTTTATGTGAAAACAAGGCTAAGATAAGTCTTACTAGTCAGCAGGATTTTTATAGTAGATTTGTAAAGAATTCTAAAGAGAGAACAGTTGTTATTATTTCTGATGCCTTTAGATATGAAGTAGGGCAGACTCTACTCAAAAGGCTTATGGAAGATGAAAAATGCACTGCAAGTATTCAGGCTATGATGAGCATGATTCCTTCATATACTAGATTTGGGATGTCAGCACTTCTTCCTCACAAGTCTCTAGATATGACTGAGGATTACAGGGTTACTGTAGATGGCAAGATATGTGATGATCTAAAATCCAGAGAGCAAATCCTAAAGTCATATAATGAAAACAGCAGAGCCTTGCAGTTTGATGATATCAAGGGTATGAAGATGACTCAGCTCAAGGAACTATTTACAGGGCAAGAGGTAGTATATATCTATCACAATCAAATAGATGCAAGAGGAGATAAGCTAAATACTGAAAACGAAGTCTTTATCGCATGTGAGGAAGCTATTAAAGAGATTCATATGATGATTAAAAGGCTTACAAATGCAAACAACACTAGGTTTCTAGTAACTGCTGATCATGGCTTTATATACAAAAGAGATAAGCTAGATGAGAGTGATAAGATTAGTGGGTTTGATAAGGAGAGTGCATTTGTAGGGAGAAGGTATATAGTGTCAGCTCAGAAGGTTTCATCTGAGGGAGTATGCAGTATGACTCTAGGTGATGTGATGCGTAGTGATGATGAGAGGACTATATCGCTTCCACTAGGCACTGATGTGTTCAAAGTAGCTGGTGGAGGACAGAATTTCGTGCATGGTGGCTCTAGCTTGCAAGAGGTGATAGTGCCAGTGCTAGATGTAAAGACAAACAAAGGCTACACTCAGACTCAGGCAGTCAAGATTTCTCTTATCAGCCTAGTGAGTAAGATTACTAATCTAAATACAAATCTAGAGTTCATCCAGACAGAAGCTGTCAGTGATGTAAATAAAGAAACTAATTACAAGATTTATTTTATTTCTGATGATAATGAAAAGATATCAAATGAAAATATTTATGTAGCAGATAAAAAGGATATTGATGCAAGTAAGAGGGTATTTAGGCTGAGATTTACTTTTAAAAATAAAAAGTATGACAAGTCAAATAAGTATTATTTGGTTGCCTATGATGAAAAAAATGACCTAGAAGTAATACGCCATGAAATCCAGATGGACCTAGCTTTTGCTGATGACTTTGAATTCAATCTCTAA
- the brxL gene encoding protease Lon-related BREX system protein BrxL: protein MMDTMLMDNESPNALLNRKLRKYFDGKIVRKDLTKSIKEGANVPVYVLEFLLGQYCSSDDPEIIEDGVKTVKKILSENFVRPDEAQKVLSILRERGSYTVIDRITAKLNIKQDRYETEFSNLGVREILLDPMYVSKYDRLLCGGIWCIVQLEYEYLEEDKRAHPIRIRKLTPIQMPHIELDEIKSARKEFTKEEWLDVLIRSTGMEPSKFNTRQKWLLLARMIPLIENNFNLCELGPRSTGKSHIYKEISPNSILVSGGQTTVANLFYNMANKSVGLVGMWDCVAFDEVAGITFKDKDGIQIMKDYMASGSFARGKEEKAASASMVFVGNVNQSVDVLLKTSHLFEPFPEAMAYDTAFLDRMHCYVPGWEIPKYRPDFFTNDYAFITDYLSEFMREMRKEQFSDACDRYFKFGHNLNQRDVIAVRKMVSGFTKLLYPDGEYSKEDMAEILDISLELRRRVKEQLKKIGGMEFYDVNFSYIDNDTFEEHYVGVSEQGGGKLIPEGIINPGHIYTISRGKTGMVGVYRLETQALPGNGKIERTGLGSDRDAKEATNTAFNYLKAHGHSISNSISTTTKDYIINYQDLNGVGMTKYLTLPTVIAIASAALNKPTLSSLAVLGDISISGSIFKVEELANTLQVCLDSGAKKILLPITSAVDMATVPPELMGAFSIIFYNTPQEAVFKALGVE, encoded by the coding sequence ATGATGGATACTATGTTGATGGATAATGAAAGCCCAAATGCATTATTAAATAGAAAGCTAAGAAAGTATTTTGATGGGAAGATAGTGAGAAAAGACCTGACAAAATCTATCAAGGAAGGAGCAAATGTGCCTGTATATGTGCTGGAGTTTTTATTAGGGCAGTATTGCAGCTCTGATGACCCTGAGATAATAGAAGATGGAGTAAAGACAGTTAAGAAAATCCTATCAGAGAATTTCGTAAGACCAGATGAAGCTCAAAAAGTCCTATCTATACTCAGAGAGCGTGGTAGTTACACTGTGATAGATAGAATCACTGCAAAGCTAAATATAAAGCAGGATAGATATGAGACTGAGTTTTCGAATCTAGGGGTAAGAGAAATCTTGCTAGATCCTATGTATGTTTCTAAGTATGATAGACTCCTATGTGGTGGAATCTGGTGCATAGTTCAGCTAGAGTATGAGTATCTAGAAGAAGATAAGAGAGCTCATCCTATCCGCATCAGAAAGCTAACTCCTATCCAGATGCCTCATATAGAGCTAGATGAGATTAAGTCAGCTAGAAAGGAATTTACGAAGGAAGAATGGCTAGATGTCCTTATCAGGTCTACTGGTATGGAGCCTAGTAAGTTCAATACTAGGCAAAAATGGCTACTGCTTGCTCGTATGATTCCTCTTATAGAAAACAACTTTAATCTGTGCGAGCTAGGGCCTAGAAGTACAGGAAAATCTCATATATATAAAGAAATATCACCGAACAGTATCCTAGTATCAGGTGGTCAAACTACTGTTGCCAACCTTTTTTATAATATGGCAAACAAATCTGTAGGGCTAGTTGGTATGTGGGACTGCGTGGCGTTTGATGAAGTAGCTGGGATTACTTTTAAAGACAAAGACGGAATCCAAATTATGAAAGACTATATGGCTTCAGGGTCATTTGCTAGAGGAAAAGAAGAAAAAGCAGCTAGTGCTTCCATGGTATTTGTGGGCAATGTCAACCAAAGCGTAGATGTACTGTTAAAGACCTCGCATTTGTTTGAGCCATTTCCAGAAGCTATGGCATATGATACTGCATTTCTAGATAGGATGCATTGCTATGTGCCGGGGTGGGAGATTCCAAAGTACAGACCTGATTTCTTTACAAACGACTATGCATTTATTACAGATTATCTGTCAGAATTTATGAGAGAAATGAGAAAAGAGCAATTTTCTGATGCTTGTGATAGATACTTTAAGTTCGGACATAATCTAAATCAAAGAGATGTGATAGCTGTAAGAAAGATGGTATCAGGATTTACTAAATTGCTGTATCCAGATGGAGAGTATTCTAAGGAAGATATGGCTGAGATACTAGATATCTCACTAGAGCTAAGAAGAAGAGTAAAAGAGCAACTCAAAAAAATAGGTGGCATGGAGTTTTATGATGTCAACTTTTCATATATTGATAATGATACCTTTGAGGAGCATTATGTAGGAGTATCAGAGCAAGGAGGAGGAAAACTCATCCCTGAGGGCATCATAAATCCAGGGCATATCTATACCATATCTAGAGGAAAAACAGGAATGGTAGGGGTATATAGACTAGAAACTCAAGCTCTACCTGGAAATGGAAAAATAGAAAGAACAGGACTAGGCTCAGATAGAGATGCAAAAGAAGCGACAAATACTGCATTTAATTATCTCAAAGCCCATGGACATTCTATCAGTAACTCCATAAGTACAACTACTAAAGACTACATCATCAACTATCAAGACCTAAATGGTGTTGGCATGACAAAGTACCTTACACTTCCTACAGTGATAGCTATAGCTTCTGCTGCTCTAAACAAACCTACACTTAGTAGCCTAGCAGTACTGGGAGATATCAGTATCAGTGGAAGTATATTCAAGGTAGAAGAACTAGCAAACACCTTGCAAGTCTGCCTAGATAGTGGAGCAAAAAAAATCCTCCTACCTATTACCTCAGCAGTGGATATGGCAACAGTCCCACCAGAGCTGATGGGAGCATTTAGCATTATATTTTATAATACACCTCAAGAGGCAGTTTTTAAGGCTCTAGGGGTAGAGTGA
- a CDS encoding RNA-binding domain-containing protein: MDILLGESKVLEYKSTFTKNILKTVSAFANFHDGMIVIGITDDKTLVGVDNPEELRLNIENSINDNLQPCPYYEISTQIIESKTILVISVYKGDNTPYTVNNKAYKRSDTATVQVDKFLYQNLILAGRNKGFDGLISSVQELYFNYLESKMRKILGINSLSEDLLISLSLMENRKYNNAAALFSDDNPVDSSIIQMIAYNDTTVLGIKDKVESKNTSILKQFDECLDFYKKHINISEIIDGPYRKTVEEVPLVAYRESIANLIVHRDYMKNVDSRIEIFSDRIEIVSPGGLPIGILEDEYLEGRLSIPRNRIIADIFLRLKIIEKLGTGIRRIKEYYREYDAKPDFIITENSITVILPRINKVIKNVNEINLDRLNSNELLLYYIIKDNGKIKRSDIEKKIDLKKSQILQIINKLREYNLVLKTGQGVNTKYMIK; encoded by the coding sequence ATGGATATATTATTAGGGGAATCAAAAGTTTTAGAATATAAGAGTACATTCACAAAGAATATACTTAAAACTGTAAGTGCTTTTGCAAATTTTCATGATGGAATGATTGTTATTGGAATAACTGATGATAAAACTTTAGTAGGAGTAGATAATCCTGAAGAATTAAGACTTAATATTGAAAATAGTATTAATGATAATCTGCAGCCATGTCCATATTATGAAATTAGTACTCAAATAATTGAAAGTAAAACAATTTTGGTTATTTCAGTATACAAAGGAGACAATACTCCATATACAGTTAATAATAAAGCATATAAAAGGTCGGATACAGCAACTGTTCAGGTAGATAAGTTCTTATATCAGAATCTGATTTTAGCAGGAAGAAATAAAGGTTTTGATGGTCTTATATCATCAGTACAAGAACTTTATTTTAACTATCTTGAATCAAAAATGAGAAAAATTTTAGGTATTAATTCTCTATCAGAAGACTTATTAATCTCTTTAAGTTTGATGGAGAATAGGAAATATAATAATGCAGCAGCTCTTTTTTCTGATGATAATCCAGTTGATTCTTCAATTATCCAAATGATTGCCTATAATGATACAACTGTTTTAGGAATAAAAGATAAAGTTGAATCTAAAAATACATCCATTTTAAAACAATTTGATGAATGTTTAGATTTTTATAAAAAGCATATAAATATATCAGAAATTATAGATGGGCCTTACAGAAAGACGGTTGAAGAAGTACCTTTAGTTGCATACAGAGAATCTATTGCAAATTTAATAGTTCATAGAGATTATATGAAGAATGTTGATTCTAGGATAGAGATATTTTCAGATAGGATAGAGATAGTGTCTCCTGGAGGGCTACCAATTGGCATACTTGAAGATGAATACCTTGAGGGGAGACTATCAATCCCTAGAAATAGAATTATAGCTGATATTTTTTTAAGACTAAAAATAATTGAAAAGTTAGGAACGGGTATAAGGAGGATTAAAGAATATTATAGAGAGTATGATGCTAAACCAGATTTTATAATAACTGAAAATAGTATTACAGTTATACTTCCAAGAATAAATAAAGTGATTAAAAATGTTAATGAAATAAATCTAGATAGATTAAATAGCAATGAGTTACTTCTATATTACATTATTAAAGACAATGGGAAAATAAAAAGAAGCGATATTGAAAAGAAAATAGATTTGAAAAAATCTCAAATACTTCAGATAATAAACAAACTTAGAGAGTACAACTTAGTTTTAAAGACAGGTCAAGGTGTGAATACTAAGTATATGATTAAATAA